In Gammaproteobacteria bacterium, the genomic stretch AAAGCAGGCCGTTAACCCGGTATTCCGCCAGGGTCGCGTCTTTGCGGCGAACGATGGTGATCTCCGGTTCCAGAGGCTGGCCGCTCTGCACCGCGGGCGGCAACTCCGGGGGCTCGGGCACGGGCGCGAACTCGGTCTCCTGCGCCAGGGCCGCCGCGGACAGCATGGCCGCAGCCAGCAGGCAGGAGCCCCTCGCCGCCGCAAGA encodes the following:
- a CDS encoding DUF2782 domain-containing protein encodes the protein MNGDYERLRLGFLHLAVEATGRSVLAAARGSCLLAAAMLSAAALAQETEFAPVPEPPELPPAVQSGQPLEPEITIVRRKDATLAEYRVNGLLYMIEVRPASGPSYYLLDDDGDGHMDTRIDTIADVKVPQWVLFSW